The Bacteroidota bacterium genome has a window encoding:
- the secDF gene encoding protein translocase subunit SecDF: protein MQNKGAIRIFAILLGLACLFYLSFSWITRKVEGEASASAETYANKTEIVELAKKKANGNADVEKAFLDSVRGKAKAIFLDSVRKLPVDFPLYGSIFTYEDCKEHEINLGLDLKGGMNVTLEVSVPDIIRNMSAKPDDAKLNLALGKARVRETHEKKHFADIFAEELKKIDPGASLASYFRTIDMKGKIDFNTPDEAVIKLIKDRVDESIATSEKTLRARIDKFGVSQPNIQKLEASGRILIELPGVSDQDRVRKLLQGTANLEFWETFDNEEIIGKLVEADKRLAEILTGIKDTTASGDTTKVDSVKIAAKIDSAKTTAKTDTLKKDDTTSALSKLGLNNKDTAKNTAAQKATEDTSAMAKAKREHPLFFLLQPFIDQKGAAVPGPVVGRSLIKDTAKVMSYLLNEKIKRVLPDNVKFAWSFKPVKGAESVTQLIALKVTRRDKKPALFGDIMTDARKDYDQKGGGRPHISMTMTDEAAQTWAALTGDNIGKSVAIVLDDYVYSYPTVQGKISGGSSQITGDFTTREADDLVNILKAGKMPAPARIVEETVVGPTLGAESINAGFKSFAIALLLVFVFMAFYYGKGGMVADVVLLINTFFIIGVLASLGAVLTLPGIAGIVLVVAISVDANVLIFERIREELRGGKGLQMAVADGYKHAMSSILDSNVTTLLLGIILYAYGSGPVQGFATTLIIGILCSLFSALFISRLVFEGLLGRKRDVSFSIPLTANAFKNVNIDFVKRRKWYYAFSSLIILTGAIFYFNHGGFTMGVDFKGGRSYVVRFDNPVKTEEVGNAIRKTIGTKTGEQVKTFGGNNQVRITTAYMIDDTSSNAEEIVKQKLTTALDLIGNKYEIIQSQKVGETISRDLRNNAVWTILFSCGLMFVYILIRFKGWQYGLGATVALFHDVLVVLSCYAIFDGLLPFTLEINQDFIAAILTVMGYSMTDTVVVFDRIREYLNDKGKGALIPGEEKNRIINYALNTTLSRTMITSLITFFVLIAIFFFGGEVIRSFAFALLIGIVIGTYSSICIATPIVIDFDRRKKIAQ, encoded by the coding sequence ATGCAAAATAAAGGCGCCATTCGGATATTTGCAATTCTGCTCGGACTTGCCTGCCTCTTTTACCTTTCGTTCTCATGGATAACCAGAAAAGTGGAAGGCGAAGCAAGCGCAAGCGCAGAAACCTATGCAAACAAAACAGAAATAGTTGAACTTGCAAAGAAAAAAGCAAACGGAAATGCGGATGTTGAAAAAGCATTTCTGGATTCTGTGCGTGGAAAAGCAAAAGCCATCTTTTTAGATTCCGTAAGAAAACTTCCTGTTGACTTTCCTCTCTACGGCTCCATCTTTACCTATGAAGATTGCAAAGAACATGAAATAAATCTCGGTCTTGACTTGAAAGGCGGCATGAACGTTACACTGGAGGTGTCTGTTCCTGACATCATCCGAAATATGTCAGCTAAACCCGATGATGCAAAGTTAAATCTCGCTCTCGGAAAAGCCCGCGTTCGTGAAACACATGAGAAAAAACATTTTGCTGACATTTTCGCTGAAGAGCTGAAAAAGATTGACCCGGGCGCATCGCTCGCAAGTTATTTCCGCACCATTGACATGAAGGGAAAGATTGATTTCAACACGCCCGATGAAGCCGTGATTAAACTCATCAAAGACCGCGTGGATGAATCCATCGCCACTTCAGAGAAAACGCTTCGCGCGCGTATAGATAAGTTTGGTGTGTCTCAACCAAACATTCAGAAACTCGAAGCATCAGGCAGGATTCTGATTGAACTTCCTGGCGTAAGCGATCAGGACCGTGTTCGCAAACTTTTGCAGGGAACCGCCAATCTTGAATTCTGGGAAACATTTGACAACGAAGAAATCATAGGGAAACTAGTGGAAGCCGACAAGCGCCTTGCGGAAATTCTCACAGGAATAAAAGATACAACTGCTTCTGGTGACACAACAAAAGTTGATTCAGTAAAAATTGCTGCAAAGATTGATTCAGCAAAAACAACTGCAAAGACTGACACATTAAAAAAAGATGATACCACATCTGCTCTTTCAAAACTCGGACTGAACAACAAGGACACTGCGAAAAATACAGCAGCGCAGAAAGCAACTGAAGATACTTCTGCCATGGCAAAAGCAAAGCGTGAGCATCCTTTATTCTTTTTGCTTCAGCCGTTCATTGACCAGAAAGGCGCAGCCGTTCCAGGTCCTGTGGTTGGACGCTCGCTCATAAAAGATACTGCGAAAGTGATGTCTTATTTGCTGAATGAAAAAATTAAACGCGTGCTTCCTGATAACGTAAAGTTTGCATGGTCATTCAAACCCGTGAAAGGCGCTGAGTCGGTAACGCAATTAATTGCACTCAAAGTTACCCGCAGGGACAAAAAGCCCGCACTCTTTGGCGATATCATGACCGATGCCAGAAAAGATTATGACCAGAAAGGCGGTGGACGCCCGCATATTTCCATGACAATGACCGATGAAGCCGCGCAGACATGGGCCGCTCTTACAGGAGATAATATTGGAAAAAGCGTTGCCATTGTGCTGGATGATTATGTTTATTCATATCCTACCGTTCAAGGTAAAATTTCAGGAGGAAGTTCTCAGATTACCGGTGATTTCACTACGCGTGAAGCCGATGACCTGGTAAATATTCTGAAGGCAGGAAAAATGCCCGCACCCGCGCGCATTGTGGAAGAAACAGTAGTTGGACCAACGCTCGGTGCTGAATCCATCAACGCAGGATTCAAATCATTTGCCATTGCTTTACTTCTTGTGTTTGTTTTCATGGCATTCTACTACGGAAAAGGCGGAATGGTTGCCGATGTTGTTCTCCTTATAAATACATTTTTCATTATTGGCGTTCTTGCATCGCTTGGTGCTGTGCTCACGCTCCCGGGCATTGCAGGTATTGTTCTCGTTGTGGCGATTTCGGTGGATGCAAACGTTTTGATTTTCGAGCGCATCCGTGAAGAACTCCGCGGTGGAAAAGGTTTACAAATGGCTGTGGCTGACGGATACAAGCACGCCATGTCATCCATCCTTGACTCAAATGTTACGACCCTTTTACTCGGAATAATTTTATACGCGTATGGTTCAGGTCCGGTGCAGGGATTTGCCACCACGCTTATCATCGGCATTCTCTGTTCTCTTTTCAGCGCATTATTCATTTCACGCCTTGTGTTTGAAGGTTTGCTTGGAAGAAAAAGGGATGTTTCATTTTCCATTCCGCTCACGGCAAACGCATTCAAAAATGTGAACATTGACTTTGTGAAAAGAAGAAAATGGTATTATGCTTTCTCTTCGCTCATCATCCTTACAGGCGCCATCTTTTATTTTAATCACGGAGGATTCACCATGGGTGTTGATTTCAAGGGGGGAAGAAGTTATGTAGTGCGTTTTGATAACCCTGTGAAGACCGAAGAAGTCGGAAATGCCATCCGTAAAACCATCGGAACAAAAACGGGCGAACAAGTAAAAACATTTGGCGGCAACAATCAAGTGCGCATCACCACGGCCTATATGATTGACGACACCAGCAGCAATGCGGAAGAAATTGTGAAACAAAAACTGACTACTGCATTGGATCTGATAGGCAACAAATACGAAATCATTCAATCACAGAAAGTGGGAGAAACCATTTCGCGCGACTTGCGCAATAATGCGGTGTGGACAATTTTATTTTCTTGCGGATTGATGTTCGTTTATATTCTCATTCGGTTTAAAGGATGGCAGTACGGACTTGGCGCAACGGTTGCGCTCTTTCACGATGTGCTGGTGGTACTTTCCTGCTACGCGATATTTGACGGACTGCTTCCGTTCACACTGGAGATCAACCAAGATTTCATAGCGGCAATTCTTACGGTAATGGGTTATTCCATGACGGATACCGTAGTGGTGTTTGACAGAATCCGCGAATACCTGAATGACAAAGGAAAAGGCGCGTTAATACCGGGTGAAGAAAAAAACCGCATCATCAATTATGCGCTGAACACTACACTAAGCCGAACTATGATAACATCATTGATTACTTTTTTCGTATTGATTGCCATATTTTTCTTTGGCGGAGAAGTAATTCGTTCCTTCGCGTTTGCACTTCTTATCGGCATTGTCATCGGAACATATTCTTCCATCTGCATTGCCACTCCTATTGTAATTGATTTTGACAGAAGAAAAAAAATTGCACAATAG
- the gldD gene encoding gliding motility lipoprotein GldD codes for MSFKFQVTSHKSQVFLLSFFASCLLPIANCFFSSCGSDDDIPSPKPFAYFRIDLPDKKYSVFSDSCPFEFEYPSNYAVVLPDTDDHAEPCWKNILYPKFRAELNLSYKYIENGANLEKYLDDSWTLATKHQLKASGMPETPIKRDSAQVYGLMFEIEGNSASNLQFYVTDSTNHFLRGALYFFAHPNYDSLAPVIDFIKKDVERMITTLKWLPNPPIPSGKRKKSTTPL; via the coding sequence ATGAGTTTCAAATTTCAAGTCACAAGTCACAAGTCACAAGTGTTTTTGTTGTCTTTTTTTGCCTCTTGCCTACTGCCTATTGCCAACTGTTTTTTTTCCTCCTGCGGTTCAGATGATGACATTCCCTCTCCCAAGCCTTTCGCTTACTTTAGAATAGATTTGCCCGATAAAAAATATTCTGTGTTCAGCGATTCCTGTCCGTTTGAATTTGAATATCCATCCAACTATGCTGTTGTTCTTCCTGATACAGACGATCATGCAGAGCCTTGCTGGAAAAATATTCTTTATCCGAAATTTCGTGCGGAACTCAATCTCAGCTACAAGTATATTGAGAATGGAGCCAATCTTGAAAAATATCTTGACGATTCATGGACGCTTGCTACAAAGCATCAGTTGAAAGCCAGTGGCATGCCAGAAACCCCTATCAAACGAGACAGTGCGCAAGTGTACGGGCTGATGTTTGAGATTGAAGGTAATTCGGCTTCCAATCTCCAGTTTTATGTTACCGACAGTACCAACCATTTTCTTAGAGGAGCGCTATACTTTTTCGCGCATCCAAATTATGATTCTCTCGCTCCCGTAATTGACTTCATAAAAAAAGATGTGGAGAGGATGATTACTACACTAAAGTGGCTGCCTAATCCACCCATTCCATCAGGGAAGAGAAAAAAGTCAACGACTCCTTTGTAG
- the gldE gene encoding gliding motility-associated protein GldE, giving the protein MSLLIALICTFIFLSLSALISASEVALFSLSPKNKEELRKSSSSRDKTVLQICDKPKRLLATVLIANNLLNIGVVLISEIIMKEELAFIQNPLVAFLIQVVAVTFLILLFAEVIPKVFANQHSLSVARFMAFPISFLEKFLYPLSFLLIKSTAFIDKKVKKKTHSISVEDLSHALDLTISADMPEPEKKILRGIVKFGQVNVKQIMTQRMDVAALEFNSPFRKLMEDVFASGYSRIPIYKEAIDKISGILSVKDLLPYIDKEDDFKWQTLLREPFFVPENKKNDDLLKEFQHRKIHMAIVVDEYGGTSGIVTLEDVIEEIVGEINDEFDDDDLIYSKLDERNYVFEGKISLNDLSRKLAIDSVLFELPTGREADTLAGFLLEYTGSIPKKGEEVKFKDYIFTVESADNRKIKRVKVTVPVAV; this is encoded by the coding sequence ATGAGTTTGCTTATTGCCCTTATCTGCACATTTATTTTTCTTAGCTTATCAGCCCTGATATCAGCATCGGAAGTAGCATTATTTTCTCTATCGCCAAAGAACAAGGAAGAACTGAGAAAGTCTTCCTCCTCTCGTGATAAAACAGTTCTGCAGATTTGTGATAAGCCGAAACGATTGCTCGCCACCGTGCTCATCGCCAACAACCTTCTGAACATTGGCGTGGTGCTGATTTCAGAAATCATCATGAAAGAAGAACTTGCATTCATTCAAAATCCGCTTGTAGCATTTCTCATACAAGTAGTGGCGGTAACATTTCTCATTCTTCTTTTTGCCGAAGTGATTCCGAAAGTTTTTGCAAACCAGCATTCTCTGAGCGTAGCCCGCTTTATGGCGTTTCCAATTTCTTTTTTGGAAAAGTTTTTATATCCGCTGAGTTTCCTGCTGATTAAATCCACTGCCTTCATAGATAAAAAAGTAAAAAAGAAAACTCACTCCATTTCAGTGGAAGATTTATCGCACGCGCTTGACCTCACCATTTCTGCCGATATGCCCGAGCCCGAAAAAAAAATTCTCAGAGGCATTGTGAAATTCGGCCAAGTGAATGTGAAACAGATTATGACTCAGCGTATGGATGTTGCTGCGCTTGAATTCAACTCTCCGTTCAGAAAACTGATGGAAGATGTTTTCGCTTCGGGGTATTCGCGGATTCCGATTTATAAAGAAGCGATTGACAAAATCTCAGGAATTCTTTCTGTGAAGGATTTACTTCCGTACATTGACAAGGAAGATGATTTCAAATGGCAGACGCTTTTGCGCGAGCCGTTCTTCGTTCCTGAAAACAAAAAAAACGATGATCTCCTTAAGGAATTCCAGCACCGAAAAATTCACATGGCGATTGTGGTGGATGAATACGGAGGCACTTCAGGAATCGTAACGCTTGAAGATGTGATAGAAGAAATCGTAGGCGAAATCAACGATGAGTTTGATGATGACGATTTAATTTACTCAAAACTGGATGAGCGCAATTATGTGTTTGAAGGAAAAATTTCTCTCAACGACTTATCCCGAAAACTCGCCATAGACAGCGTTCTTTTTGAACTTCCCACCGGGCGCGAAGCCGACACGCTCGCAGGGTTCCTCTTAGAATACACAGGCAGCATTCCGAAAAAAGGAGAAGAGGTAAAGTTTAAAGATTATATCTTCACCGTTGAATCGGCAGACAACCGAAAAATAAAACGGGTGAAGGTTACAGTTCCAGTTGCAGTATGA
- the ssb gene encoding single-stranded DNA-binding protein: MGGVNKVILLGNAGKDPDIRHLEGGVTVASFPLATTESFRDKNSGEKREQTEWHNIVMWRALAESVEKSELKKGDRVYLEGKIRTRKWQDKEGNQRFTIEIVADTFTIINRKRDKEGENNHGATTEAPAVESAGSDLPF; encoded by the coding sequence ATGGGAGGAGTTAACAAAGTAATTCTTTTGGGAAATGCAGGAAAAGACCCCGACATCAGGCATCTGGAAGGAGGTGTAACTGTTGCGAGTTTCCCATTGGCCACCACCGAATCATTCAGAGACAAAAATTCCGGTGAGAAGAGAGAGCAAACCGAGTGGCACAATATTGTTATGTGGCGCGCACTTGCCGAGAGCGTTGAGAAATCAGAACTCAAAAAGGGCGACCGCGTTTATCTTGAAGGTAAAATAAGAACACGTAAGTGGCAGGATAAAGAAGGCAATCAACGTTTCACAATTGAGATTGTTGCCGATACTTTTACGATTATAAACAGGAAGCGAGATAAAGAAGGAGAAAATAACCATGGCGCAACTACAGAAGCTCCCGCTGTAGAAAGTGCCGGCTCAGATCTTCCATTCTAA
- the mutY gene encoding A/G-specific adenine glycosylase, with product MDFSKTIIKWYDKNKRNLSFRKTKDPYRIWLSEIILQQTRVSQGLPYYERFVQLFPTIHHLAKAKEDVVMKVWQGLGYYTRARNLHHTAKHISTKLKGKFPNEFDEIKKLKGIGDYTAGAIASLAFNKPHVVVDGNVFRVLSRYFGIKTPIDSSEGKKVFKKKAEELLDKKNPGTFNQAVMEFGALQCVPQNPDCGKCSLKKSCIAYSKNLVGVLPIKSKKTKIRTRYFNYLVFRNKGKILIRKRTENDIWKNLYDFPLVETKKEMKPIPPALPKGKGENKLQVLPFGKDLGWAIPSQPFKHVLSHQVILARFWEVKKSGNNNFFTNRESTYINENQLHKYAFPRLIVRYFDEKIA from the coding sequence ATGGATTTTTCGAAGACAATAATTAAATGGTATGATAAAAACAAGCGCAACCTGTCTTTCCGAAAAACAAAAGACCCCTACCGAATTTGGCTTTCAGAAATAATTCTTCAGCAAACCCGCGTGAGTCAGGGGCTTCCTTATTATGAACGGTTTGTTCAGCTATTCCCGACCATTCATCATCTCGCCAAAGCAAAAGAAGATGTGGTGATGAAAGTCTGGCAGGGACTAGGGTATTATACACGGGCGAGAAATTTACATCACACGGCAAAACATATCAGCACTAAACTGAAAGGGAAATTTCCAAACGAGTTTGACGAAATAAAAAAACTGAAAGGCATTGGCGATTACACCGCTGGAGCTATTGCTTCGCTGGCGTTTAACAAACCGCATGTGGTGGTGGATGGAAATGTTTTCCGTGTTCTCTCAAGATATTTTGGAATAAAAACCCCCATTGATTCTTCAGAGGGAAAAAAGGTATTTAAGAAGAAAGCAGAAGAACTGCTTGACAAAAAAAATCCAGGCACATTTAATCAGGCAGTGATGGAGTTTGGCGCACTTCAATGTGTTCCGCAAAATCCTGATTGCGGAAAATGTTCGCTGAAAAAATCCTGCATCGCTTATTCAAAAAACCTTGTTGGTGTTCTTCCCATCAAATCTAAAAAAACAAAAATCCGAACACGCTACTTTAACTATCTCGTCTTTCGCAATAAGGGAAAAATCCTGATAAGAAAACGAACAGAAAACGATATCTGGAAAAACCTTTATGATTTTCCGTTGGTAGAGACAAAAAAAGAAATGAAGCCCATCCCCCCCGCCCTTCCCAAAGGGAAGGGAGAAAATAAACTGCAAGTCCTTCCTTTCGGGAAGGATTTAGGATGGGCTATTCCTTCACAACCCTTCAAACATGTGCTCAGCCATCAGGTCATTTTAGCGCGGTTCTGGGAGGTAAAGAAATCAGGTAATAATAATTTTTTTACAAACAGGGAATCAACTTATATAAATGAAAATCAATTACATAAATATGCTTTCCCTCGTCTTATAGTGCGATATTTTGATGAAAAAATTGCCTGA
- a CDS encoding HU family DNA-binding protein, translating to MTKADVVAKISEKTGVEKKETMAIVEAFMSVVKNSMCEGKNVYLRGFGTLYIKKRAKKPGRIISRNTTIMIPAHNIPAFKPAKSFGNRLKKSQPVKED from the coding sequence ATGACCAAAGCAGATGTTGTTGCAAAGATTTCAGAAAAGACAGGAGTGGAGAAAAAAGAAACTATGGCGATTGTGGAGGCGTTCATGAGTGTGGTGAAAAATTCCATGTGTGAAGGCAAAAATGTCTACCTCCGCGGATTCGGAACCTTATATATAAAGAAGCGCGCCAAAAAACCAGGCAGGATTATTTCGCGCAACACCACCATCATGATTCCCGCTCATAACATTCCCGCATTCAAGCCCGCAAAATCATTTGGCAACAGACTCAAAAAGAGCCAGCCAGTAAAAGAAGATTAG
- a CDS encoding Rne/Rng family ribonuclease, whose translation MNSELYINTTSSEVVIALLHDKRLVELNREHSDAGFSVGDIFLGKVKKIMPGLNAAFINVGYEKDAFLHYLDLGPQVLSLMKFTNMAHNGALGTHLLSDFKHEQDIVKTGKVNKVLHNNQNMLVQIMKEPISNKGPRLTADISLPGRFLVLIPFSDKISISQKIRRLEERDRLRRLVQSIKPKNFGVIIRTVAENQTVADLDTDIKDLMDKWEKMFQALKGATPPKIMLGEMNRSITILRDMLNASFSGIYVNNQNLYNDIKSYIHTIAPDKENIVKFYKGNMPIFEHFGIDKQIKSSFGKIVNIKSGGYLIVEHTEALHVIDVNSGHRSHSNKDQDSNALEMNLEAAEEIARQLRLRDIGGIIVCDFIDMRNPNHRRTLYEKLTTAMKTDPATHTILPPSKFGLVQITRERVRPQVKEKTTEKCPSCGGSGEVQSSILLADQIEKDLSYLVREQNQKNLTLAVHPFIEAYFTKGIPSRKQKWFLKYGRSINVKPVSSHHILEYHFYNKNEEEIKI comes from the coding sequence ATGAACAGCGAACTATATATAAACACAACATCATCAGAGGTTGTCATTGCTCTATTGCACGACAAGCGTCTGGTAGAACTTAACCGCGAACACTCAGACGCGGGATTTTCTGTAGGAGATATCTTCCTCGGAAAAGTCAAAAAAATAATGCCCGGTCTTAACGCGGCATTCATTAATGTGGGCTACGAAAAAGATGCATTTCTGCATTACCTTGATTTAGGTCCTCAGGTTTTATCTCTCATGAAATTCACAAATATGGCTCACAACGGAGCGCTCGGCACTCACCTGCTTAGTGATTTCAAACATGAGCAGGATATTGTGAAAACAGGAAAGGTAAACAAGGTGCTTCACAACAACCAGAACATGCTGGTGCAGATTATGAAGGAGCCGATTTCCAACAAAGGACCCCGCCTCACTGCAGATATTTCTTTACCAGGAAGATTTTTAGTGTTGATTCCTTTCTCCGATAAAATTTCCATCTCGCAAAAAATACGAAGACTGGAAGAGCGCGATCGTTTGCGCAGACTGGTACAGAGCATCAAGCCCAAAAATTTCGGAGTCATCATCCGCACGGTTGCAGAAAACCAAACTGTTGCTGATCTTGACACCGATATTAAAGACCTGATGGACAAATGGGAAAAAATGTTTCAAGCGCTCAAGGGCGCAACCCCACCGAAGATAATGCTCGGAGAAATGAACCGTTCCATCACTATTCTCCGCGATATGCTTAACGCATCGTTCTCAGGAATTTATGTGAACAATCAGAATCTTTACAACGATATAAAATCCTATATCCACACGATTGCTCCTGACAAAGAAAACATCGTGAAGTTTTACAAAGGAAACATGCCCATTTTTGAACATTTCGGAATTGACAAGCAGATAAAATCTTCCTTCGGGAAAATCGTGAACATAAAATCAGGTGGCTATCTTATCGTTGAACATACTGAAGCATTACACGTGATTGATGTGAACAGCGGGCATCGTTCGCATTCAAACAAAGATCAGGATTCAAACGCGCTTGAAATGAATCTGGAAGCAGCCGAGGAAATAGCGCGCCAGCTTCGCCTGCGTGATATTGGAGGAATCATCGTCTGCGATTTTATTGATATGCGCAATCCGAATCACCGCAGAACGCTGTACGAAAAATTAACAACTGCAATGAAGACCGACCCTGCAACTCATACCATTCTGCCTCCGAGTAAATTCGGATTGGTGCAAATTACGCGCGAGCGTGTTCGCCCTCAGGTGAAAGAAAAGACTACGGAGAAATGCCCTTCCTGCGGTGGAAGCGGAGAAGTGCAATCAAGCATTCTTCTTGCTGACCAGATTGAAAAGGATTTGAGTTATTTGGTGAGAGAACAGAATCAGAAAAATCTTACACTTGCGGTACACCCGTTCATTGAAGCTTATTTCACAAAAGGAATTCCGAGCAGAAAACAAAAATGGTTTTTAAAATACGGAAGAAGCATAAATGTGAAGCCCGTATCCTCACACCATATTTTAGAATATCATTTCTACAATAAGAATGAAGAGGAAATAAAGATTTAA